In the Geobacter sp. FeAm09 genome, one interval contains:
- a CDS encoding nitronate monooxygenase family protein: MAQSLTIGKYTVPYPIIQGGMGVRISAGRLAGTVAKCGGIGLVAAAGIGLGSGFYNGRNFFQADAEGFKAEIRKAYEIAPNGVIGVNVMVALSDFEQLVKAAVEAGAKVIVCGAGLPMSLPELTAEHPDVALVPIVSSLRAAQLIARKWLKAYDRLPDAVVVEDPDTAGGHLGEKMENIGTGEYDQYATVRQVRAFFRDECGVEVPVIAAGGVWDRGDLEHALAEGADGVQMASRFVCTEECDADDAFKQAYLRCTKEDIGLIMSPAGLPGRAILNNKDDIRRYDVENSTPCRMGCLKKCSYKETGERFCIVSSLDRAQRGAVDTGLVFCGTNAWKADRITTVQEIFDELFGEAEEALQEAA; encoded by the coding sequence ATGGCGCAGTCGTTGACGATAGGAAAATACACCGTACCGTATCCGATTATCCAGGGAGGCATGGGGGTGCGCATCTCCGCCGGCCGCCTGGCCGGCACCGTGGCCAAGTGCGGCGGCATCGGGCTGGTTGCTGCGGCGGGCATCGGCCTGGGCAGCGGTTTTTACAACGGCAGGAATTTTTTCCAGGCCGATGCCGAGGGCTTCAAGGCAGAGATCCGCAAGGCCTATGAGATCGCCCCGAACGGGGTCATCGGTGTCAACGTCATGGTGGCGCTGTCCGATTTCGAGCAGCTCGTCAAGGCTGCCGTGGAGGCGGGCGCCAAGGTGATCGTCTGCGGCGCGGGGCTCCCCATGAGCCTGCCGGAGCTGACCGCCGAGCATCCCGATGTGGCCCTGGTGCCGATCGTTTCCTCCCTGCGGGCGGCCCAGCTCATTGCCCGCAAATGGCTGAAGGCCTATGATCGCCTGCCGGATGCGGTGGTGGTGGAAGACCCGGATACCGCCGGCGGCCACCTGGGCGAAAAAATGGAAAATATCGGTACCGGCGAGTATGATCAGTACGCCACCGTCCGCCAGGTCAGGGCCTTTTTCCGCGACGAATGCGGCGTCGAGGTCCCGGTGATCGCCGCCGGCGGCGTGTGGGACCGGGGCGACCTGGAGCATGCCCTGGCGGAAGGCGCCGACGGCGTGCAGATGGCCAGCCGTTTTGTCTGCACCGAAGAGTGCGATGCCGACGATGCCTTCAAACAGGCCTACCTCCGCTGCACCAAGGAGGACATCGGGCTGATCATGAGCCCGGCCGGCCTGCCGGGGCGCGCCATCCTGAACAACAAGGACGATATCCGCCGCTACGATGTGGAGAACAGCACCCCCTGCCGCATGGGCTGCCTGAAGAAATGCTCCTACAAGGAAACCGGCGAGCGTTTCTGCATCGTCTCCTCCCTGGACCGCGCCCAGCGGGGTGCGGTGGACACCGGCCTGGTATTCTGCGGCACCAATGCCTGGAAAGCCGACCGCATCACCACCGTGCAGGAGATCTTCGACGAACTGTTCGGCGAGGCGGAAGAGGCGCTGCAGGAAGCGGCCTGA
- a CDS encoding metalloregulator ArsR/SmtB family transcription factor: protein MLDTLKALADPSRLRLVAVLLHGEFTVQELTRILAMGQSRISRHLKILTEAGVLAVKHQGTWSYYRAGEVNRFFNAIRPAFEGELGGLPERGRDLSAVAEVLEERRRRSQEFFDRHARQWDDLARTLLPVPEYRRHLLELVPDDGTVLEIGTGTGGLLVELATRAARVIGVDHSPAMLEEARRRLAHRGAGGIELRLGEMTHLPLPDASVGCVVANMVLHHAANPAAVLGEIRRVLALGGVLVLADLARHEREAAREQLADQWLGFEDAELAAWLAAAGFAHVRSERIEGTPGQEAVLVVRAS, encoded by the coding sequence ATGCTCGATACCCTCAAAGCCCTTGCCGACCCTTCCCGGCTCCGCCTGGTGGCGGTACTCCTGCATGGCGAATTTACCGTCCAGGAACTGACCCGTATCCTGGCCATGGGGCAGTCGCGCATCTCCCGGCACCTGAAGATCCTGACCGAGGCCGGTGTGCTGGCGGTCAAACACCAGGGGACCTGGAGCTACTACCGGGCGGGCGAGGTGAACCGCTTTTTCAACGCCATCCGGCCGGCCTTCGAGGGGGAACTGGGCGGCCTGCCCGAACGGGGGCGCGACCTGTCCGCAGTGGCGGAGGTGCTGGAGGAGCGCCGCCGGCGCAGCCAGGAGTTCTTCGACCGTCACGCCCGCCAGTGGGACGACCTGGCCCGGACGCTCCTGCCGGTCCCGGAGTACCGTCGGCACCTGCTTGAACTTGTGCCCGACGATGGTACCGTTTTAGAGATCGGCACCGGTACCGGCGGACTGCTGGTCGAGCTGGCGACGCGGGCGGCGCGGGTGATCGGCGTGGACCATTCCCCGGCCATGCTGGAGGAGGCCCGCCGCCGGCTGGCGCACCGCGGAGCGGGCGGCATCGAGCTGCGTCTGGGGGAGATGACCCACCTGCCGCTGCCCGACGCGTCGGTGGGATGTGTGGTGGCGAACATGGTGCTGCACCATGCCGCCAACCCGGCGGCCGTACTGGGCGAAATCAGGCGGGTGCTGGCCCTCGGCGGGGTCCTGGTGCTGGCCGATCTCGCCCGCCATGAACGGGAGGCGGCCCGGGAGCAGTTGGCCGACCAGTGGCTGGGGTTTGAGGATGCGGAGCTGGCCGCGTGGCTTGCGGCGGCGGGCTTTGCCCATGTCCGTAGCGAGAGGATCGAAGGAACGCCCGGGCAGGAGGCGGTGCTGGTGGTGAGGGCATCGTGA
- the ahcY gene encoding adenosylhomocysteinase — MAQDFIVADLALADWGRKEIKIAETEMPGLMAIREEYAAARPLKGARITGSLHMTIQTAVLIETLVALGAEVRWASCNIFSTQDHAAAAIAAAGVPVFAVKGETLEQYWDYTHRIFEWPDGGFSNMILDDGGDATLLLHLGTRAEQDAGVLDNPGSEEETILFAAIRKKLATDPAWYSTRIARIQGVTEETTTGVHRLYQMHERGELRFPAINVNDSVTKSKFDNLYGCRESLVDGIKRATDVMVAGKVALICGYGDVGKGSAQAMRALSAQVWVTEVDPICALQAAMEGYRVVTMEYAADKADIFVTCTGNYHVITHDHMARMKDQAIVCNIGHFDNEIEVAALEKYQWEEIKPQVDHVIFPDGKRIILLAKGRLVNLGCATGHPSYVMSSSFANQTIAQIEIFTNPGKYPVGVYTLPKHLDEKVARLQLKKLNAQLTVLSDEQAAYIGVKKEGPYKAEHYRY, encoded by the coding sequence ATGGCACAGGATTTTATCGTCGCAGACCTTGCCCTGGCCGATTGGGGCCGCAAGGAGATCAAGATTGCCGAAACCGAGATGCCGGGCCTCATGGCCATCCGCGAGGAGTATGCCGCGGCCAGGCCGCTCAAGGGCGCCCGCATTACCGGCTCGCTGCACATGACCATCCAGACCGCCGTGCTGATCGAGACCCTGGTTGCCCTGGGCGCCGAGGTGCGCTGGGCCTCCTGCAACATCTTCTCGACCCAGGACCACGCCGCCGCCGCCATTGCCGCCGCCGGCGTGCCGGTCTTCGCCGTCAAGGGCGAAACCCTGGAGCAGTACTGGGACTACACCCACCGGATCTTCGAGTGGCCCGACGGCGGCTTCTCCAACATGATCCTGGACGACGGGGGGGACGCCACCCTGCTGCTGCACCTGGGTACACGGGCCGAGCAGGATGCCGGCGTGCTGGATAACCCCGGTTCCGAGGAGGAAACCATCCTCTTTGCCGCCATCAGGAAAAAGCTGGCCACCGATCCGGCCTGGTACTCCACCCGCATCGCCCGGATCCAGGGCGTGACCGAGGAAACCACCACCGGCGTGCACCGCCTCTACCAGATGCACGAGCGGGGTGAGCTGCGCTTCCCGGCCATCAACGTCAACGACTCGGTGACCAAGTCCAAGTTCGACAACCTCTACGGTTGTCGGGAATCCCTGGTGGACGGCATCAAGCGCGCCACCGACGTGATGGTCGCCGGCAAGGTGGCCCTGATCTGCGGCTACGGCGACGTGGGCAAAGGCTCGGCCCAGGCCATGCGGGCGCTGTCGGCCCAGGTATGGGTGACCGAGGTCGATCCGATCTGCGCGTTGCAGGCCGCCATGGAGGGGTACCGCGTGGTGACCATGGAGTACGCCGCCGACAAGGCCGACATCTTCGTCACCTGCACCGGCAACTACCACGTCATCACCCATGACCACATGGCCCGCATGAAGGATCAGGCCATCGTCTGCAACATCGGCCACTTCGACAACGAGATCGAGGTCGCCGCCCTGGAGAAATACCAGTGGGAAGAGATCAAGCCCCAGGTGGATCACGTCATCTTCCCGGACGGCAAGCGCATCATCCTGCTGGCCAAGGGGCGCCTGGTCAACCTGGGCTGCGCCACCGGCCACCCCAGCTATGTGATGAGCTCGTCCTTCGCCAACCAGACCATCGCCCAGATCGAGATCTTCACCAATCCGGGCAAATACCCGGTGGGGGTCTACACCCTGCCCAAGCACCTGGACGAAAAGGTGGCCCGCCTGCAGCTCAAGAAGCTCAATGCCCAGTTGACGGTGCTGAGCGACGAACAGGCCGCATACATCGGGGTGAAGAAGGAAGGCCCCTACAAGGCGGAGCATTACCGGTATTGA
- a CDS encoding OmpH family outer membrane protein encodes MTTLLKTLLVAALAASLPGLAAAADPTPADTKPAVAAPAPTTPATTAPEKKPSDGATARQSTKLGSVDLTRIGDETAQGKAVQAKLQEKKDKLQTRIDGKRKQLDKLRAGIQAKLPSLSPAQRAAKEKEFQKKVEEFQKLGKQLEEELFSLQEKETKALYDETERAAAAYGKANGFAVIIIKKQLLYVGSDVDAQDVTDALIAAMDAAAKKK; translated from the coding sequence ATGACCACCCTGTTAAAAACACTTCTCGTCGCTGCCCTTGCCGCAAGCCTCCCGGGCCTGGCAGCCGCCGCCGATCCGACCCCGGCCGACACAAAGCCTGCCGTGGCAGCACCCGCCCCTACCACCCCCGCAACGACCGCGCCGGAAAAGAAACCGTCCGACGGCGCCACGGCCCGCCAGAGCACCAAGCTGGGGTCCGTCGACCTGACCCGTATCGGCGACGAAACCGCGCAGGGCAAGGCGGTCCAGGCCAAACTCCAGGAAAAGAAGGATAAACTCCAGACCAGGATCGACGGCAAACGGAAGCAGTTGGACAAACTGCGCGCCGGCATCCAGGCCAAGCTCCCCAGCCTCTCCCCGGCGCAGCGCGCCGCCAAGGAGAAGGAGTTCCAGAAGAAGGTGGAAGAATTCCAGAAGCTCGGCAAACAACTTGAAGAGGAGCTGTTCTCCCTGCAGGAAAAGGAGACCAAGGCGCTCTACGATGAAACCGAACGGGCTGCCGCCGCCTACGGCAAGGCCAACGGCTTTGCCGTTATCATCATCAAAAAGCAGCTGCTCTATGTGGGCAGCGACGTGGACGCCCAGGACGTGACCGACGCGCTTATCGCGGCAATGGACGCAGCGGCCAAAAAGAAGTAG
- a CDS encoding HD domain-containing phosphohydrolase, with translation MKIMVWDLIESVSNALDMINSNLSEHHGKVAYISMRIGTMLGMGNNDIEKMIYAALLHDCGVFTAGEANSIARFEFDTSANNHAEIGSKLLKGLTFIEISEIVRFHHTPWKHGEGAGARDGRPVPFASHIIHLADRVATLSAVNGNILLHSRDILETVREHADTVFHPDIVAVFHELAQRDSFWLDVTSNDVKYLVNSSIRSSSIDIGIDELYEFSRLISNIIDYKCRFTATHSIGVARVAQAVSRKIGFSSAEGILFEIAGHLHDLGKLSVPAEILYKPAGLNREEMAVMRSHSYITFAALRKVRGMENVVKWACEHHEKLDGSGYPFRRTDSELSLGSRVLAVADIFTALSEDRPYRKGMCKRDTISTLNSLTGTHLDPYVTSTLVSAYDEINDIRALYQKTAFDIYMEVLN, from the coding sequence ATGAAGATAATGGTATGGGATCTCATCGAATCGGTTTCAAACGCCCTGGACATGATCAACAGCAACCTGTCCGAGCACCACGGCAAGGTCGCCTACATCTCCATGCGGATCGGCACCATGCTCGGCATGGGCAACAACGACATCGAAAAGATGATCTATGCCGCCCTGCTCCACGACTGCGGGGTCTTTACCGCCGGTGAGGCGAACTCGATCGCGCGCTTCGAATTCGACACATCGGCGAACAACCATGCCGAGATCGGCTCGAAACTCCTCAAGGGCCTCACCTTCATCGAGATCTCGGAAATAGTCCGGTTTCACCACACTCCCTGGAAACATGGCGAGGGAGCCGGCGCCAGAGACGGCCGCCCCGTACCGTTCGCCAGCCACATCATCCACCTGGCGGATCGCGTTGCCACGCTTTCCGCGGTCAACGGCAACATCCTCCTGCACTCCCGGGACATTCTGGAAACGGTCAGGGAACATGCCGACACCGTATTCCACCCCGATATCGTGGCCGTATTCCATGAACTGGCCCAGCGGGATTCGTTCTGGCTCGACGTCACCAGCAACGACGTGAAATATCTGGTCAACAGTTCGATCCGCTCTTCTTCCATCGATATCGGCATTGACGAACTTTACGAGTTTTCCCGCCTCATCTCCAACATCATCGACTACAAGTGCCGGTTTACGGCGACCCACTCCATCGGCGTCGCCCGGGTGGCGCAGGCGGTCAGCCGCAAAATAGGCTTCAGCAGCGCCGAAGGCATCCTCTTTGAAATCGCCGGCCACCTGCACGACCTCGGCAAGCTTTCCGTCCCGGCCGAGATACTCTACAAGCCGGCGGGCCTGAACAGGGAGGAAATGGCGGTCATGAGGTCCCACTCCTACATCACCTTCGCCGCGCTCAGAAAGGTTCGGGGCATGGAGAATGTCGTCAAATGGGCATGCGAGCACCACGAGAAGCTGGACGGCAGCGGCTACCCCTTCAGGCGCACGGACAGCGAGCTCTCTTTGGGGTCCCGGGTCCTGGCGGTCGCCGATATCTTTACGGCCCTTTCCGAGGACCGCCCCTACCGCAAGGGGATGTGCAAGCGCGATACCATCAGCACCCTGAACAGCCTCACCGGCACCCACCTGGACCCCTATGTCACCTCGACGCTGGTATCGGCCTATGACGAAATCAACGACATCAGGGCCCTGTATCAGAAGACCGCGTTCGACATCTACATGGAGGTCCTCAACTGA
- a CDS encoding TIGR03960 family B12-binding radical SAM protein translates to MNLLAVEKPARYMGGEMGSIRKDEAELRFALAFPDVYEVGMSHLGLRILYHVLNEVEGIAAERVYAPWPDMESQMEAAGAPLATLESATPLAKCDIVGFTLQYELSYTNILNMLRLAGIPLLAGERPDAFPLVIAGGPCAYNPEPLAPFFDAFLLGDGEEAVLEIAEAVRRAKRAGLGKAALLERLAAIEGVYVPSYFEPRYHPDGSIAEIVPLRPGMGRVRRRFLADLDAAPYPAAPVVPFMKTVHDRVAVEIARGCTRGCRFCQAGYIYRPVRERSPATVFDLVEKSLGATGYDEVSLLSLSSGDYSCIAPLLAGLMERYARDRVAVSLPSLRVGTLTEGLIAEIRKVRKTGFTLAPEAGSERMRGVINKGITEAGLLEGAANVYRAGWRLIKLYFMIGLPGETLDDVLAIAALARRVKDQAKGAGVSGEVNVSVSSFVPKAHTPFQWEPQISQEEIRERQGLLRGELKRRKLNFKWQDAPLSFMEGVFARGDRRLAPVLARAVELGCRFDGWGEHFSVERWHQAFVDCGIQPEWYLRRRSLDEVLPWDHLDCGVTREFLLAERERAFAGAAATEDCRNGRCSACGVCDFSVVAPRLSPHDAGVPAPAAAPVGEPVPARIRLRFAKTGAMSFLSHLELITVFTRAVSRAGVPILFSHGFHPHPKFSFATATSVGIESQAEYMDMVVAAGCEAAEVQRRLNGVLPGGLRILDAERVDVKSPSLSAQMIATHYRITFNSAPCDDLSQKSERFLAHDSFVIQRIKKGERQTIDLRSETVSLIAGPDSLDLVAGRGKPVEYARAITGNDALAMDDLRVEKLDVVFAAPPPRD, encoded by the coding sequence ATGAATCTCCTTGCCGTTGAAAAGCCCGCCCGTTACATGGGGGGAGAGATGGGCTCCATTCGCAAGGATGAGGCCGAACTGCGTTTTGCCCTGGCCTTCCCGGACGTCTATGAAGTGGGCATGAGCCACCTGGGGCTGCGGATTCTGTACCACGTCCTCAATGAAGTGGAGGGGATTGCCGCGGAACGCGTCTATGCCCCGTGGCCGGACATGGAGTCCCAGATGGAGGCCGCCGGCGCCCCCCTGGCGACCCTGGAAAGCGCCACGCCGCTGGCGAAGTGCGATATCGTCGGTTTTACCCTGCAGTACGAGCTCTCCTATACCAATATCCTCAATATGCTGCGCCTGGCCGGCATACCGCTTTTGGCCGGCGAGCGCCCCGATGCCTTCCCGCTGGTCATCGCCGGCGGCCCCTGCGCCTATAACCCCGAGCCGCTTGCCCCCTTCTTCGACGCCTTCCTGCTGGGCGACGGTGAAGAGGCGGTGCTGGAGATCGCCGAGGCGGTGCGCCGGGCAAAGCGCGCAGGCCTGGGGAAGGCGGCGCTCCTGGAACGCCTGGCCGCCATCGAGGGGGTGTACGTCCCCTCGTATTTCGAGCCCCGGTACCATCCGGACGGGAGCATCGCGGAGATTGTCCCGCTCAGGCCCGGCATGGGGCGCGTGCGCCGTCGTTTTCTCGCCGACCTTGATGCCGCCCCCTATCCCGCTGCGCCGGTCGTCCCCTTCATGAAGACCGTCCACGACCGGGTGGCGGTGGAGATCGCCCGGGGCTGCACCCGCGGCTGCCGCTTCTGCCAGGCCGGCTATATCTACCGGCCGGTGCGCGAGCGTTCGCCGGCAACCGTCTTCGATCTGGTGGAAAAATCCCTGGGGGCCACCGGTTACGACGAGGTGTCGCTCCTGTCGCTCTCCTCGGGGGATTATTCCTGCATCGCCCCGCTTTTGGCCGGGTTGATGGAGCGCTACGCCCGTGACCGGGTGGCGGTTTCCCTGCCGTCGCTCAGGGTCGGGACCCTTACCGAAGGGTTGATCGCCGAAATCAGGAAGGTGCGCAAGACCGGCTTCACCCTGGCGCCGGAGGCGGGCAGCGAGCGGATGCGGGGCGTGATCAACAAGGGGATTACCGAGGCGGGCCTCCTGGAGGGGGCGGCCAACGTCTACCGGGCCGGGTGGCGGCTCATCAAGCTCTATTTCATGATCGGCCTGCCGGGGGAGACCCTGGATGACGTGCTGGCGATCGCCGCACTGGCGCGCCGGGTCAAGGACCAGGCCAAGGGAGCGGGCGTTTCGGGCGAGGTCAACGTATCGGTCAGCAGTTTCGTCCCCAAGGCCCATACCCCGTTCCAGTGGGAACCGCAGATCTCCCAGGAGGAGATCAGGGAGCGGCAGGGGCTGCTGCGTGGCGAACTGAAGCGGCGCAAGCTCAATTTCAAGTGGCAGGATGCCCCGCTGTCCTTCATGGAGGGGGTCTTTGCCCGGGGCGACCGGCGGCTGGCGCCGGTGCTGGCGCGGGCGGTGGAGCTGGGCTGCCGTTTTGACGGCTGGGGGGAGCACTTTTCCGTGGAGCGGTGGCACCAGGCTTTCGTCGACTGCGGCATCCAGCCCGAATGGTACTTGCGGCGCCGGTCCCTGGATGAGGTCCTGCCGTGGGACCATCTGGACTGCGGCGTTACGCGGGAGTTCTTGCTGGCGGAGCGGGAGCGAGCCTTTGCCGGGGCCGCCGCGACCGAGGATTGCCGCAACGGCCGGTGCAGCGCCTGCGGCGTCTGCGATTTCAGCGTCGTGGCGCCGCGGCTTTCGCCCCATGACGCAGGCGTGCCGGCCCCTGCCGCTGCGCCTGTGGGTGAGCCGGTGCCGGCGCGGATACGGCTGCGCTTTGCCAAGACCGGCGCCATGAGCTTCCTGAGCCATCTGGAGCTTATTACCGTATTCACGCGCGCCGTCAGCCGGGCCGGGGTGCCGATCCTTTTTTCCCACGGTTTCCACCCCCATCCCAAATTCTCCTTTGCCACCGCCACCTCGGTTGGTATAGAATCCCAGGCGGAGTACATGGATATGGTGGTGGCGGCCGGCTGTGAAGCGGCTGAGGTGCAGCGCAGGCTGAACGGCGTCCTCCCCGGCGGGCTGCGGATTCTGGACGCGGAACGGGTGGACGTGAAATCACCGTCCCTTTCGGCCCAGATGATCGCCACGCATTATCGTATAACCTTCAATAGCGCGCCCTGCGACGATCTGTCCCAAAAAAGTGAGCGCTTTCTGGCACACGACAGTTTCGTCATTCAACGGATTAAAAAGGGTGAGCGTCAAACCATTGATCTGCGGTCGGAAACCGTGTCGCTCATTGCCGGGCCCGACTCCCTGGATCTGGTTGCCGGTCGGGGCAAGCCGGTGGAATACGCCCGCGCCATCACCGGCAACGATGCGCTCGCCATGGACGACCTGCGGGTTGAGAAGCTCGACGTCGTTTTTGCCGCACCGCCGCCACGGGACTGA
- a CDS encoding Rne/Rng family ribonuclease has protein sequence MGAELVINAASHETRIAMIENGTIAELYIERSRERGIVGNIYKGRVIRVLPGMQAAFVDIGLEKAAFLYVADVFDAIEEYESLLDEGKKEHEPSGEQPESAHPDYKPLHPIEELLQEGQELLVQISKEPIGTKGARITSHISLPGRHLVYMPTVDHVGISRRIEDEAERERLREIVDRLKQSGSGYIVRTVSEGKSEEDLLSDMQYLSTLWAEIAKRKEKASAPSLVHSDLDVVQKVVRDIVTEQVDRIIVDSKPDFDRIVQFISTFMPKMKYSIELYDDEEPIFDHFGLEVEISRALGRKVWLKSGGYIIIEQTEALTAVDVNTGRFVGKHNLEDTILKTNLEAVKEISYQLRLRNIGGIIIIDFIDMEKEVNRDKVFAALEEALKGDKSKSNILKISELGLVEMTRKRVRESIGRMMCEPCPYCEGRGYIKSKITVCHEIFRELRREMLDIKGTKATVSVHPQVADLLYDEERRGLEELEKRFKKRITVRAKPGFHQEQFEILIN, from the coding sequence ATGGGAGCAGAACTGGTCATCAACGCCGCCTCCCACGAAACGCGCATCGCGATGATAGAAAACGGCACCATTGCCGAACTTTATATCGAGCGCAGCCGCGAAAGAGGGATTGTCGGCAACATCTACAAGGGGCGGGTCATCAGGGTGCTGCCCGGAATGCAGGCCGCCTTCGTGGACATCGGCCTGGAAAAGGCGGCATTTCTCTATGTGGCTGATGTCTTTGACGCCATCGAGGAGTATGAGTCGCTTCTGGACGAGGGCAAGAAGGAGCATGAGCCGAGCGGCGAACAGCCGGAATCCGCCCATCCCGATTACAAGCCGCTGCACCCCATCGAAGAGCTGCTCCAGGAGGGGCAGGAGCTGCTGGTCCAGATTTCCAAGGAGCCGATCGGCACCAAGGGCGCGCGCATCACCTCCCACATCTCCCTGCCGGGCCGCCACCTGGTGTACATGCCGACGGTGGACCATGTGGGCATTTCCCGCCGTATCGAGGACGAGGCCGAACGGGAGCGCCTGCGTGAAATCGTCGACCGCCTCAAACAGAGCGGTTCGGGGTACATCGTCAGGACGGTTTCGGAGGGGAAGAGCGAAGAGGACCTGCTGTCGGACATGCAGTACCTCTCCACCCTGTGGGCCGAGATCGCCAAGCGCAAGGAAAAGGCTTCGGCCCCTTCGCTGGTCCACTCCGACCTGGATGTGGTCCAGAAGGTGGTGCGCGACATCGTCACCGAGCAGGTGGACCGGATCATCGTGGATTCGAAGCCGGATTTCGACCGGATCGTCCAGTTCATTTCCACCTTCATGCCCAAGATGAAGTATTCCATCGAGCTGTACGACGACGAAGAGCCGATCTTCGACCATTTCGGGCTGGAGGTCGAGATCAGCCGGGCGCTGGGCAGAAAAGTCTGGCTGAAGAGCGGCGGCTACATCATCATCGAGCAGACCGAGGCGCTGACCGCCGTGGACGTGAACACCGGCCGCTTCGTGGGCAAGCACAACCTGGAGGACACCATCCTCAAGACCAATCTTGAGGCGGTCAAGGAAATCTCCTACCAGTTGCGGCTGCGCAACATCGGCGGCATCATCATCATCGATTTCATCGACATGGAGAAAGAGGTCAACCGGGACAAGGTCTTCGCCGCGCTGGAGGAGGCCCTCAAGGGGGACAAGTCGAAGAGCAACATCCTCAAGATCTCCGAGCTGGGCCTGGTGGAGATGACCCGCAAGCGGGTGCGGGAAAGCATCGGCCGGATGATGTGCGAACCGTGTCCGTACTGCGAAGGGCGCGGCTACATCAAGTCGAAGATCACGGTATGCCATGAGATCTTTCGGGAGTTGCGCCGCGAAATGCTGGATATCAAGGGGACCAAGGCCACGGTGTCGGTCCATCCCCAGGTGGCGGACCTGCTCTACGATGAGGAGCGGCGGGGGTTGGAAGAGCTGGAAAAGCGCTTCAAGAAACGGATTACCGTGCGGGCCAAGCCCGGTTTTCACCAGGAGCAGTTCGAGATCCTGATAAACTGA
- a CDS encoding ribbon-helix-helix protein, CopG family, with translation MGRMRENPRYNVISMRISDEEREHLENLMSKTKKSVSDIMREAMEYFSAQYDQQTSLKQKAA, from the coding sequence ATGGGCAGAATGAGAGAGAATCCGCGTTACAATGTCATTTCGATGCGTATCAGCGACGAGGAGCGCGAGCATCTGGAAAACCTGATGAGCAAGACCAAAAAAAGCGTATCCGACATCATGCGCGAGGCCATGGAATACTTCTCGGCCCAGTATGATCAGCAGACCAGCCTGAAGCAGAAGGCCGCCTAA
- a CDS encoding ferritin family protein — protein MDIFVTEAFHTAIRIEKQSYDFYRNMATVVKDGRTRKVFELLADEEAGHLDAFIKVYPGSGFDLLKLLDRPEDGEPPDYGAADLSAVLDVNEKDALEISLREEASCIERYSAITMALRDPQLRDIFQEALEQTCKHFELVNAEYLRVMGMVDASDQDTFVRE, from the coding sequence ATGGACATTTTTGTAACGGAAGCGTTCCACACGGCGATACGTATCGAGAAACAAAGCTACGACTTCTACCGGAATATGGCCACGGTGGTAAAAGACGGCAGAACCAGGAAGGTTTTCGAGCTTCTGGCCGATGAAGAGGCAGGCCATCTGGACGCATTCATCAAGGTATATCCGGGCAGCGGCTTCGACCTGCTGAAGCTGCTTGACCGCCCGGAGGATGGTGAGCCACCCGATTATGGTGCTGCCGACCTGTCGGCAGTACTGGACGTCAATGAGAAGGATGCCCTCGAAATTTCGTTGCGGGAGGAGGCTTCCTGCATCGAACGCTACTCGGCCATCACCATGGCCCTCCGGGACCCACAATTGCGCGATATCTTCCAGGAGGCCCTGGAGCAAACCTGCAAGCACTTCGAACTGGTCAATGCCGAGTATCTGCGCGTCATGGGGATGGTCGACGCTTCAGACCAGGACACCTTTGTCCGCGAGTAG
- a CDS encoding DUF1540 domain-containing protein — MMKEMSHVASCHATDCSYNRDSSCSTMAITVGGFGDSPQCSTFLHSTQKGGLQGIRGVVGACEASTCSHNTDRGCTAGAIAVDMNNSHPDCMTYSAR, encoded by the coding sequence ATGATGAAAGAGATGTCGCACGTGGCTTCATGCCACGCAACGGACTGTTCCTACAACAGGGACAGCTCCTGCAGCACCATGGCCATAACCGTCGGCGGATTCGGGGATAGCCCGCAGTGCAGCACCTTCCTGCACAGCACGCAAAAGGGGGGGCTGCAGGGCATCAGGGGCGTGGTAGGGGCATGCGAGGCATCCACCTGCTCCCACAATACCGACCGGGGATGCACCGCCGGAGCCATTGCCGTCGACATGAACAACAGCCATCCCGACTGTATGACGTATTCGGCCAGATAA